Proteins encoded within one genomic window of Cellulomonas flavigena DSM 20109:
- a CDS encoding endonuclease/exonuclease/phosphatase family protein gives MSARDVGTLRVMTYNLRGLREEVDALVDVVRAARPDVLAVQEPPRGPTGRARLRRFAARTGMRVAVGGGGARTTALLVVPHRSVRGAAGIRLPWRLGLTRRGVSTALVDGVRVVVVHLGLRAAERSRHVQLVRRHLLHGDDGPVVVAGDLNERPGGSSWLALRDAAGGLQDAASVAEADLPTFPADVPRVRIDAVLVDERLPVLGARVPDEAAVGVASDHRPLVVDLHLPEP, from the coding sequence TTGAGCGCGCGCGACGTCGGCACCCTGCGGGTGATGACCTACAACCTCCGGGGCCTGCGGGAGGAGGTCGACGCGCTCGTCGACGTCGTCCGCGCCGCGCGCCCTGACGTGCTCGCGGTCCAGGAGCCGCCCCGGGGTCCGACGGGCCGCGCGCGGCTGCGGCGCTTCGCCGCCCGCACCGGCATGCGGGTCGCGGTCGGCGGCGGGGGAGCGCGCACGACGGCGCTCCTCGTCGTGCCGCACCGCAGCGTGCGCGGCGCTGCCGGGATCCGGCTGCCGTGGCGCCTGGGCCTGACGCGCCGCGGCGTCTCGACGGCCCTCGTCGACGGCGTGCGCGTGGTCGTCGTGCACCTGGGGTTGCGGGCCGCCGAGCGCAGCAGGCACGTCCAGCTCGTGAGGCGGCACCTGCTGCACGGCGACGACGGTCCGGTCGTGGTCGCGGGCGACCTCAACGAGCGCCCCGGCGGGTCGTCGTGGCTCGCGCTGCGGGACGCCGCCGGTGGACTGCAGGACGCCGCGAGCGTCGCCGAGGCGGACCTGCCGACGTTCCCCGCGGACGTGCCGCGCGTGCGGATCGACGCGGTGCTGGTCGACGAGCGGCTGCCCGTGCTCGGTGCGCGGGTGCCCGACGAGGCGGCCGTGGGCGTCGCGAGCGACCACCGCCCGCTCGTCGTCGACCTGCACCTGCCCGAGCCCTGA
- a CDS encoding sodium-translocating pyrophosphatase, whose translation MQLGATSITIVTAIAVIGLAALVVAAVLRRQVLAAGEGTASMQQIAQAVQEGASAYLSRQFRTLALFAAVVCALLFLLPGDSGVKLGRSIFFLVGAGFSAAIGFLGMWLATRANVRVAAAADGPDGRAEGARIAFRTGGVVGMAVVGLGLVGAALVVLLYRGEAPAVLEGFGFGAALLAMFMRVGGGIFTKAADVGADLVGKVEQNIPEDDPRNAATIADNVGDNVGDCAGMAADLFESYAVTLVAALILGRAAFGEEGMVFPLIVTAVGALVAALGVAITRVRGTESGLAAINRGFYVSALVGVVLATIAAYAYLPSTFDSLTGGTAGLQDHGGDPRLVASVAVLIGVVLAGVILWVTGYFTGTTSKPTLHVARTTLTGAATVVLSGIGVGFESAVYTAGIIAAAICGVFLVAGGSVPLALFLIALAGCGLLTTVGVIVAMDTFGPVSDNAQGIAEMSGDVTPEGAQILTDLDAVGNTTKAVTKGIAIATAVLAATALFGSYADAVRTALEGVTGEIGDDLVAAMLSYDIISPVTLVGVILGGATVFLFSGLAVDAVTRAAGAIVFEVRRQFRDHPGIMTGEVRPEYGKVVDICTRDSLRELATPGLLAAFAPIAVGFGLGVGPLAGFLAGAIGAGVLMAVFLANSGGTWDNAKKIIEDGNYGGKGSPAHAAAVIGDTVGDPFKDTAGPAINPLIKVMNLVSVLIAPAVVVVSVGDDANHVVRLSIAVVATAIAFGAVIASRLRAAKVDREGRLEHEVQLVG comes from the coding sequence ATGCAGCTCGGTGCCACGAGCATCACGATCGTCACGGCCATCGCCGTGATCGGACTGGCGGCCCTCGTGGTCGCCGCCGTGCTCCGTCGCCAGGTCCTGGCGGCCGGTGAGGGCACGGCCTCGATGCAACAGATCGCCCAGGCCGTCCAGGAAGGCGCCTCGGCGTACCTGAGTCGTCAGTTCCGCACGCTCGCGCTGTTCGCGGCCGTCGTCTGCGCCCTGCTGTTCCTGCTGCCGGGGGACAGCGGGGTCAAGCTCGGGCGCTCGATCTTCTTCCTCGTGGGCGCCGGGTTCTCCGCCGCGATCGGGTTCCTCGGCATGTGGCTGGCGACGCGCGCGAACGTGCGTGTCGCGGCGGCCGCCGACGGGCCCGACGGCCGGGCCGAGGGTGCGCGCATCGCGTTCCGCACCGGCGGCGTCGTCGGCATGGCCGTCGTCGGCCTCGGCCTGGTAGGCGCGGCGCTCGTCGTCCTGCTCTACCGCGGCGAGGCACCGGCGGTGCTCGAGGGCTTCGGCTTCGGCGCGGCGCTGCTCGCGATGTTCATGCGCGTCGGCGGCGGCATCTTCACCAAGGCCGCCGACGTGGGCGCGGACCTCGTGGGGAAGGTCGAGCAGAACATCCCCGAGGACGACCCGCGCAACGCCGCGACCATCGCGGACAACGTCGGCGACAACGTCGGCGACTGCGCGGGCATGGCCGCCGACCTGTTCGAGTCGTACGCCGTGACGCTCGTCGCCGCGCTCATCCTGGGCCGCGCGGCCTTCGGCGAGGAGGGCATGGTCTTCCCCCTCATCGTCACGGCGGTCGGTGCGCTCGTCGCGGCGCTCGGCGTCGCGATCACCCGGGTGCGCGGCACCGAGAGCGGGCTGGCGGCGATCAACCGCGGCTTCTACGTGTCGGCGCTCGTGGGTGTCGTCCTCGCGACGATCGCGGCGTACGCGTACCTGCCGTCGACGTTCGACTCGCTCACCGGCGGCACCGCCGGCCTCCAGGACCACGGCGGCGACCCCCGGCTGGTGGCGTCGGTCGCGGTGCTCATCGGGGTCGTCCTGGCAGGCGTCATCCTGTGGGTGACCGGCTACTTCACGGGCACGACGAGCAAGCCCACGCTGCACGTCGCGCGCACCACGCTCACGGGTGCGGCCACGGTCGTGCTGTCGGGCATCGGCGTGGGCTTCGAGTCGGCCGTGTACACCGCGGGCATCATCGCGGCCGCCATCTGCGGCGTGTTCCTCGTCGCCGGGGGCTCGGTGCCGCTCGCCCTGTTCCTCATCGCGCTCGCGGGCTGCGGCCTGCTCACCACCGTCGGCGTCATCGTCGCGATGGACACGTTCGGGCCCGTCAGCGACAACGCGCAGGGCATCGCGGAGATGTCGGGTGACGTGACGCCCGAGGGCGCGCAGATCCTCACGGACCTCGACGCGGTCGGCAACACCACGAAGGCCGTCACCAAGGGCATCGCCATCGCGACGGCCGTCCTCGCCGCGACCGCGCTGTTCGGCTCGTACGCCGACGCGGTGCGCACCGCGCTCGAGGGCGTCACCGGCGAGATCGGTGACGACCTCGTCGCCGCGATGCTGTCGTACGACATCATCAGCCCGGTCACGCTCGTCGGCGTGATCCTCGGCGGGGCGACGGTGTTCCTGTTCTCGGGCCTGGCCGTCGACGCCGTGACGCGCGCCGCGGGCGCCATCGTGTTCGAGGTGCGGCGTCAGTTCCGCGACCACCCGGGGATCATGACGGGCGAGGTGCGGCCCGAGTACGGCAAGGTCGTCGACATCTGCACGCGCGACTCCCTGCGTGAGCTCGCGACCCCCGGGCTCCTCGCCGCCTTCGCGCCCATCGCGGTCGGGTTCGGCCTCGGTGTCGGCCCGCTCGCCGGGTTCCTCGCCGGTGCCATCGGTGCGGGTGTCCTCATGGCGGTGTTCCTGGCCAACTCCGGCGGCACGTGGGACAACGCGAAGAAGATCATCGAGGACGGCAACTACGGCGGGAAGGGCTCGCCCGCGCACGCGGCGGCCGTCATCGGCGACACCGTCGGCGACCCGTTCAAGGACACCGCCGGCCCGGCGATCAACCCGCTCATCAAGGTGATGAACCTGGTGTCGGTGCTCATCGCGCCGGCCGTCGTCGTGGTGTCCGTCGGTGACGACGCCAACCACGTGGTGCGCCTGTCGATCGCGGTGGTCGCCACGGCGATCGCGTTCGGCGCGGTGATCGCCTCGCGCCTGCGGGCGGCGAAGGTCGACCGCGAGGGTCGCCTGGAGCACGAGGTCCAGCTCGTCGGCTGA
- a CDS encoding STAS domain-containing protein: protein MTTEDVGARTVVHVGGEIDVASADRLRERVAHLLAAGRTDLLVDLTGVTFMDSTGLGLLVGTLKRVRLAGGRLDLVVDSERLLKVFRITGLTEVFTIHETLDAALAG from the coding sequence GTGACCACCGAGGACGTCGGTGCGCGCACGGTCGTGCACGTCGGCGGCGAGATCGACGTGGCGTCGGCCGACCGCCTGCGCGAGCGCGTCGCCCACCTGCTCGCCGCGGGACGCACCGACCTGCTCGTCGACCTCACGGGCGTGACGTTCATGGACTCCACGGGGCTCGGCCTGCTCGTGGGCACGCTCAAGCGGGTGCGCCTGGCGGGTGGGCGCCTCGACCTCGTGGTCGACTCCGAGCGGCTGCTGAAGGTCTTCCGGATCACCGGCCTCACCGAGGTGTTCACGATCCACGAGACGCTGGACGCCGCGCTCGCGGGCTGA
- a CDS encoding SigE family RNA polymerase sigma factor — protein MRPAAGAAGPDGSTVTTWQDALDELVRTRGRALVGYAYLLTGDSREAEDLVQDALVRTFTRGRGTREVASAEAYVRRTILTTYVDGFRRRKRWASIRHLTAVPEPTPPDGPHAGPEPVVTTRVAVQQALALLPPRERACIVLRHFEDMTVAQVADALSLSVGTVKRYLSDATRTLEQHLGDLAGADDEPAHVTDEVLVTVRRAR, from the coding sequence ATGAGACCCGCCGCGGGCGCCGCCGGCCCCGACGGGAGCACCGTGACCACCTGGCAGGACGCGCTGGACGAGCTCGTCCGCACGCGCGGCCGCGCCCTCGTGGGCTACGCCTACCTGCTGACGGGCGACAGCCGCGAGGCCGAGGACCTCGTGCAGGACGCCCTCGTGCGGACCTTCACGCGCGGCCGCGGCACGCGTGAGGTCGCGTCGGCCGAGGCGTACGTGCGGCGCACGATCCTCACGACGTACGTGGACGGGTTCCGGCGCCGCAAGCGCTGGGCGTCCATCCGGCACCTGACGGCCGTGCCCGAGCCGACACCGCCCGACGGACCGCACGCCGGACCCGAACCCGTCGTCACGACGCGCGTCGCGGTGCAGCAGGCGCTCGCGCTGCTCCCCCCGCGCGAGCGCGCCTGCATCGTCCTGCGGCACTTCGAGGACATGACGGTGGCCCAGGTCGCCGACGCCCTGTCCCTGTCCGTCGGCACCGTCAAGCGGTACCTGTCGGACGCCACCCGCACGCTCGAGCAGCACCTCGGCGACCTCGCCGGCGCCGACGACGAGCCTGCCCACGTCACCGACGAGGTCCTCGTCACCGTCCGGAGGGCCCGATGA
- a CDS encoding RNA polymerase sigma factor, whose protein sequence is MRGSTDTDDTLAVLARERGRALFGYAYLLTGDRGAAEDLVQDALVRTFSRLRAGTDVVHAEAYVRAAVLRGHLDALRRRQRWAAVRHLLHADHDETVRDPAAAVTTGSAVQDALATLAPQERVAVVLRHVEDLTVPDVAERMGLAVGTVKRYLSTGSAKLAQRLGPLPDDEHVVVRTREAR, encoded by the coding sequence GTGCGCGGCAGCACGGACACCGACGACACGCTCGCCGTGCTCGCACGCGAGCGCGGTCGCGCGCTGTTCGGGTACGCCTACCTGCTGACGGGCGACCGCGGCGCCGCCGAGGACCTCGTGCAGGACGCGCTCGTCCGCACGTTCTCGCGCCTGCGGGCCGGCACGGACGTCGTGCACGCCGAGGCGTACGTCCGCGCGGCCGTGCTGCGCGGGCACCTCGACGCGTTGCGCCGCAGGCAGCGCTGGGCGGCCGTGCGGCACCTGCTGCACGCCGACCACGACGAGACCGTGCGCGACCCGGCCGCGGCCGTCACCACGGGCTCGGCCGTGCAGGACGCGCTCGCGACCCTGGCCCCGCAGGAGCGCGTGGCCGTGGTCCTGCGGCACGTCGAGGACCTCACCGTCCCCGACGTCGCCGAGCGCATGGGCCTCGCTGTCGGCACCGTCAAGCGCTACCTGTCGACGGGGTCCGCCAAGCTCGCGCAGCGGCTGGGCCCGCTGCCCGACGACGAGCACGTCGTCGTCCGCACCCGGGAGGCACGATGA
- a CDS encoding anaerobic ribonucleoside-triphosphate reductase activating protein: MTTSGSYGPDEDRPDEGRPAEGRPGDWECRATSLQIAGLTPLSTVDWPGRLVATAFLQGCPWRCTYCHNSAILDTRLPGVVPWSRVADLLRRRRGLLDGLVLSGGEPTRQAGVVAAAREVKEAGFLVGLHTAGAYPSRLRELLPYVDWVGLDVKAPARLYQAITRTGGPTTTADKAFASLRLVLDSGVDVQVRTTVDPTVLADADVTELTTALADLGVRDHVLQQVRPDGATDEYQEALARVPRERLHRG, from the coding sequence GTGACGACCTCGGGCTCGTACGGTCCCGACGAGGACCGTCCCGACGAGGGCCGCCCCGCCGAGGGGCGGCCCGGTGACTGGGAGTGCCGGGCCACGTCGCTGCAGATCGCGGGCCTCACCCCGCTGTCCACGGTCGACTGGCCCGGCCGGCTGGTCGCCACGGCGTTCCTGCAGGGCTGCCCGTGGCGGTGCACCTACTGCCACAACAGCGCGATCCTCGACACCCGGCTGCCGGGCGTCGTCCCCTGGTCGCGCGTGGCGGACCTGCTGCGTCGGCGCCGCGGGCTGCTCGACGGCCTCGTGCTGTCCGGCGGCGAGCCGACGCGCCAGGCCGGTGTCGTCGCGGCGGCGCGCGAGGTCAAGGAGGCGGGGTTCCTCGTGGGCCTGCACACCGCCGGCGCCTACCCGTCGCGGCTGCGGGAGCTGCTGCCGTACGTCGACTGGGTGGGTCTGGACGTCAAGGCGCCGGCGCGGCTGTACCAGGCGATCACGCGCACCGGCGGCCCCACGACGACGGCCGACAAGGCGTTCGCGTCGCTGCGGCTCGTGCTCGACAGCGGCGTCGACGTGCAGGTCCGCACGACCGTCGACCCGACGGTCCTCGCCGACGCCGACGTCACCGAGCTCACCACGGCGCTCGCGGACCTCGGCGTGCGGGACCACGTGCTGCAGCAGGTGCGCCCCGACGGCGCGACCGACGAGTACCAGGAGGCGCTCGCGCGGGTCCCGCGCGAGCGCCTGCACCGGGGGTGA
- a CDS encoding ribonucleoside triphosphate reductase, with protein MSQPAAPQRPIVDVVSSIDEYLDRSDWRVNANANQGYSLGGLILNTAGKVVANYWLSEVYPPEVGHAHREGDLHVHDLDMLSGYCAGWSLRTLLQEGLNGVPGKVEARPPKHFSAAIGQIVNFLGTMQNEWAGAQAFSSFDTFMAPYVRLDRLTYTEVRQGIQELIYNLNVPSRWGTQTPFTNLTFDWSCPADLADQTPFVADEPCDFTYGDLQPEMDMINRAYMEVMTEGDASGRVFTFPIPTYNITKDFPWESENAQRLWAMTAKYGLPYFQNFINSDMEPGDVRSMCCRLQLDLRELLKRGNGLFGSGEQTGSIGVVTINCARLGFLHPGDEAALVADLDRLLDLARTSLELKRVTIQRLMDEGLFPYSRRYLGSLDSHFSTIGVNGLNEMVRNFTGDLFDITDERGHAMALRVLDHVRARMVEFQEETGNLYNLEATPAEGTTYRFAKEDRKRYPTILQAGTSANPYYTNSSQLPVGFTDDPFEALERQDELQTRYTGGTVLHLYMSERISTPEACRELVKRALSTFRLPYLTVTPTFSICPAHGYLSGEHATCPTCEEDGIVTTCEVWTRVMGYHRPVSSFNIGKKGEHTERTPFVEPVGARA; from the coding sequence ATGTCCCAGCCCGCCGCTCCGCAGCGCCCGATCGTCGACGTCGTCTCGTCGATCGACGAGTACCTGGACCGCAGCGACTGGCGCGTCAACGCCAACGCCAACCAGGGCTACTCGCTCGGCGGGCTGATCCTCAACACCGCCGGCAAGGTGGTCGCCAACTACTGGCTGAGCGAGGTCTACCCGCCCGAGGTCGGCCACGCCCACCGCGAGGGCGACCTGCACGTCCACGACCTCGACATGCTCTCCGGCTACTGCGCCGGCTGGTCGCTGCGCACGCTCCTGCAGGAGGGGCTCAACGGCGTCCCCGGCAAGGTCGAGGCACGCCCGCCCAAGCACTTCAGCGCCGCGATCGGCCAGATCGTCAACTTCCTCGGCACGATGCAGAACGAGTGGGCCGGCGCCCAGGCGTTCAGCAGCTTCGACACGTTCATGGCGCCCTACGTGCGGCTCGACCGCCTCACGTACACCGAGGTGCGCCAGGGCATCCAGGAGCTGATCTACAACCTCAACGTGCCGTCGCGGTGGGGCACGCAGACCCCGTTCACCAACCTCACGTTCGACTGGTCGTGCCCGGCGGACCTCGCCGACCAGACACCGTTCGTCGCCGACGAGCCGTGCGACTTCACGTACGGCGACCTGCAGCCCGAGATGGACATGATCAACCGCGCCTACATGGAGGTCATGACCGAGGGCGACGCGTCGGGCCGCGTCTTCACGTTCCCGATCCCGACGTACAACATCACGAAGGACTTTCCGTGGGAGTCGGAGAACGCGCAGCGGCTGTGGGCCATGACGGCCAAGTACGGGCTGCCGTACTTCCAGAACTTCATCAACTCCGACATGGAGCCCGGTGACGTGCGCTCGATGTGCTGCCGACTGCAGCTGGACCTGCGCGAGCTGCTCAAGCGCGGCAACGGTCTGTTCGGCTCGGGCGAGCAGACGGGCTCGATCGGCGTCGTCACCATCAACTGCGCGCGACTGGGCTTCCTGCACCCCGGGGACGAGGCGGCGCTCGTCGCCGACCTCGACCGGCTCCTGGACCTGGCGCGCACGTCCCTGGAGCTCAAGCGCGTCACCATCCAGCGGCTCATGGACGAGGGCCTGTTCCCGTACTCGCGGCGCTACCTCGGTTCGCTCGACAGCCACTTCTCGACGATCGGCGTCAACGGCCTCAACGAGATGGTCCGCAACTTCACGGGCGACCTGTTCGACATCACCGACGAGCGCGGGCACGCGATGGCGCTGCGCGTCCTCGACCACGTCCGGGCGCGGATGGTCGAGTTCCAGGAGGAGACGGGCAACCTCTACAACCTCGAGGCGACCCCCGCGGAGGGCACGACGTACCGGTTCGCCAAGGAGGACCGCAAGCGCTACCCGACGATCCTGCAGGCCGGCACCTCGGCCAACCCGTACTACACGAACTCCTCGCAGCTCCCGGTGGGCTTCACCGACGACCCGTTCGAGGCGCTCGAGCGGCAGGACGAGCTGCAGACCCGCTACACCGGCGGCACGGTCCTGCACCTGTACATGTCGGAGCGGATCTCCACCCCCGAGGCGTGCCGCGAGCTGGTCAAGCGCGCGCTGAGCACGTTCCGGCTGCCGTACCTCACGGTGACCCCGACGTTCTCCATCTGTCCCGCCCACGGCTACCTGTCCGGCGAGCACGCCACGTGCCCGACGTGCGAGGAGGACGGCATCGTCACGACGTGCGAGGTGTGGACGCGCGTCATGGGCTACCACCGGCCCGTCAGCTCGTTCAACATCGGCAAGAAGGGCGAGCACACCGAGCGCACGCCGTTCGTCGAGCCGGTGGGTGCACGGGCGTGA
- a CDS encoding 5-oxoprolinase/urea amidolyase family protein, with amino-acid sequence MSGVVVPYGSDAVLVELPGLPEVRALDARLRARPPQGVVDVVPAARTVLVRGHARTRDAWAGEVAALASAAATDETPPAPRTVEIPVVYDGEDLEDVARATRTSTEEVVARHLAGGPEGYRVAFGGFMPGFAYVVGLDPALHLPRLGSPRTRVPAGSVAVAGEFTAVYPAPTPGGWRLLGRTDLTMFDVGRGAARAALLAPGDVVRFTRVPAAAVRAAARPPSAPTAPGEPHGTPERSTAATTGTAGRVGTGTDPTPARTLTVVAPGPLSLVEDLGRAGLAAVGVPRSGAADPAALARANRLVGNAHDAAGLEVTLGGLVVTFGAPTAFALEGAVLPVDLDGTPVPTGVAVRAPAGSTLTLGTPPRGLRTWLAVRGGVDVPEVLGSRSRDVLSGLGPAPLRPGDVLALGLRFDGLPDVTAARDDGTAVDGASHGGTSSGDQTSPDGTTSSDAEPRGNTTIVLPAGPGPRLGHLDDAARHALWHQVWDVSADSNRVAVRLDGPPLRRATTGELASEGVVLGAVQVPHDGRPVLFGPDHPVTGGYPVVAVLTPAGVARAAQLRPGDRVRLAPS; translated from the coding sequence GTGAGCGGGGTCGTCGTCCCGTACGGCAGCGACGCCGTGCTCGTCGAGCTCCCGGGGCTGCCGGAGGTGCGCGCGCTCGACGCCCGGTTGCGCGCGCGCCCACCGCAGGGTGTCGTCGACGTCGTACCCGCCGCACGGACCGTCCTGGTGCGGGGGCACGCGCGGACGCGCGACGCATGGGCCGGCGAGGTCGCCGCACTGGCGAGCGCCGCAGCGACCGACGAGACGCCCCCCGCTCCGCGCACGGTCGAGATCCCCGTGGTCTACGACGGCGAGGACCTCGAGGACGTCGCGCGTGCGACGAGGACGAGCACCGAGGAGGTCGTGGCCCGCCACCTCGCCGGCGGCCCGGAGGGGTACCGGGTCGCCTTCGGCGGCTTCATGCCGGGTTTCGCGTACGTCGTCGGGCTCGACCCAGCCCTGCACCTGCCGCGCCTGGGCAGCCCGCGCACGCGGGTGCCGGCGGGCTCCGTCGCGGTCGCGGGGGAGTTCACGGCCGTCTACCCGGCGCCGACACCCGGTGGGTGGCGGCTGCTGGGGCGCACCGACCTGACGATGTTCGACGTCGGGCGGGGCGCCGCGCGCGCCGCGCTGCTGGCGCCGGGCGACGTCGTGCGCTTCACACGGGTGCCGGCAGCCGCCGTGCGCGCGGCGGCGCGGCCACCGTCCGCGCCCACCGCACCGGGGGAGCCGCACGGCACGCCCGAGCGGTCGACCGCCGCGACGACCGGCACGGCCGGGCGCGTCGGCACGGGCACGGACCCGACGCCCGCGCGCACCCTGACGGTCGTCGCGCCCGGGCCGCTCAGCCTCGTCGAGGACCTCGGCCGGGCGGGTCTCGCGGCCGTCGGCGTGCCGCGCTCGGGCGCGGCCGACCCCGCCGCCCTCGCGCGGGCGAACCGGCTCGTGGGCAACGCGCACGACGCCGCCGGCCTCGAGGTGACGCTCGGCGGCCTGGTCGTCACCTTCGGGGCGCCGACGGCGTTCGCGCTGGAGGGGGCGGTCCTGCCCGTGGACCTCGACGGCACGCCTGTCCCGACGGGCGTGGCGGTGCGCGCGCCCGCGGGCTCGACGCTCACCCTCGGCACGCCGCCGCGCGGCCTGCGGACCTGGCTCGCCGTGCGCGGCGGCGTCGACGTGCCCGAGGTGCTCGGTTCCCGCTCGCGCGACGTGCTGTCCGGCCTCGGGCCCGCACCGCTGCGCCCCGGTGACGTGCTCGCGCTCGGCCTGCGGTTCGACGGTCTGCCGGACGTCACGGCCGCGCGCGACGACGGCACGGCCGTGGACGGCGCGTCCCACGGCGGCACGTCATCCGGTGACCAGACGTCCCCCGACGGCACGACCTCGTCCGACGCCGAGCCGCGCGGCAACACGACCATCGTGCTCCCCGCCGGCCCCGGCCCTCGCCTCGGCCACCTCGACGACGCGGCGCGCCACGCGCTGTGGCACCAGGTGTGGGACGTCTCGGCGGACAGCAACCGCGTCGCCGTGCGTCTCGACGGGCCGCCGCTGAGGCGCGCGACCACGGGCGAGCTCGCGTCCGAGGGTGTCGTGCTCGGTGCGGTGCAGGTGCCGCACGACGGCCGGCCCGTGCTGTTCGGCCCCGACCACCCGGTCACGGGCGGCTACCCCGTCGTGGCGGTGCTGACACCGGCGGGCGTCGCGCGGGCCGCGCAGCTGCGACCGGGCGACCGGGTGCGCCTGGCACCGTCCTGA
- a CDS encoding LamB/YcsF family protein, giving the protein MAVIDLNADLGEGDGPWRLEPPADDALLDLVSSANVAAGYHGGDAATMAVTCAGAVARGVAIGVHPSYDDREGFGRRRLDVPRDVLRAQVAHQVGALVAVAATVGARVTHVKPHGALYNAVVHDEEQARAVVEAVLAVDTGLAVLGLPGSRVLALAQDAGLPTVVEAFVDRGYRADGTLVPRAEPGALVTDPAAAAERAVRLAVEGVVVAVDGTPVHLRPASLCVHSDTPGAVALALAVRHALRDAGVDVRPFAGSTGPAPADPGVSPLVGADVPSTTSPAVPSTTSPAPPPGTAVPRP; this is encoded by the coding sequence ATGGCCGTCATCGACCTCAACGCCGACCTCGGGGAGGGCGACGGCCCCTGGCGTCTCGAGCCGCCCGCCGACGACGCGCTGCTCGACCTCGTGTCGAGCGCCAACGTCGCCGCCGGCTATCACGGCGGGGACGCCGCCACCATGGCCGTGACGTGCGCGGGCGCAGTGGCACGCGGCGTCGCGATCGGCGTGCACCCGTCCTACGACGATCGCGAGGGCTTCGGCCGGCGGCGGCTCGACGTGCCGCGCGACGTGCTGCGCGCGCAGGTCGCCCACCAGGTGGGGGCGCTCGTGGCCGTCGCCGCGACCGTCGGCGCGCGCGTCACGCACGTCAAGCCGCACGGTGCGCTCTACAACGCGGTCGTGCACGACGAGGAGCAGGCACGCGCCGTCGTCGAGGCCGTGCTCGCCGTCGACACCGGGCTCGCCGTGCTGGGCCTGCCCGGCTCGCGCGTGCTCGCGCTCGCGCAGGACGCCGGCCTGCCCACGGTCGTCGAGGCGTTCGTGGACCGGGGTTACCGCGCCGACGGCACGCTCGTGCCGCGCGCCGAGCCGGGCGCGCTGGTCACCGATCCCGCGGCCGCCGCGGAACGGGCCGTGCGGCTCGCGGTCGAGGGCGTCGTCGTCGCCGTCGACGGGACCCCGGTCCACCTGCGTCCCGCGTCCCTGTGCGTGCACTCCGACACCCCGGGCGCCGTCGCGCTCGCGCTCGCGGTGCGGCACGCGCTGCGCGACGCAGGCGTCGACGTCCGGCCCTTCGCCGGGTCCACCGGCCCCGCACCCGCCGACCCCGGGGTGTCGCCGCTCGTCGGCGCGGACGTGCCGTCGACCACCAGCCCGGCGGTGCCGTCGACCACCAGCCCGGCGCCACCGCCGGGCACGGCGGTGCCACGCCCGTGA